A genomic segment from Triticum dicoccoides isolate Atlit2015 ecotype Zavitan chromosome 1A, WEW_v2.0, whole genome shotgun sequence encodes:
- the LOC119363260 gene encoding protein RCC2-like isoform X4: MPARAAAAAAEGEEKAAEAGGRELLYCGTVRFDIMGRKVKGGVQGRGNLVSPTRLRPLVGVDIRFVASGCAACHCVALSSDGRCFSWGRNEKGQLGHGDTLLRNLPTVVSKLSKYNIIAAGVGRNHTVVVTDEGKSFAFGDNRHGQLGTGSLRSGTKVLPVPCLVTKATNAVCGAEFTVWLSSVEGSSILTAGLPQYGQLGHGSDNEYNANASSVRLTYDPQPHPRAIAALSGKTVVKVACGTNHTVAVDSSGFVYTWGFGGYGRLGHNEQKDEWQPRLVEIFQKNNMLSPSDIISAGSASSACTAGGRGQLYVWGKLKNWGDECMYPKPVRDLSGWNICCMASGDMHHIVGAEDSCISWGLSEYGELGYGPTQKSSVNPKKVDILEGMHVTSVGCGVGMSLIVVDRANVGGKLDQRIRKSSIFFRAVTLKKNKNERRANMPQSTKQNQKPRTRSDSR; this comes from the exons ATGCCGGCCAGAGCGGCCGCGGCCGCCGCGGAAGGCGAGGAGAAGGCGGCGGAGGCGGGGGGCAGGGAGCTGCTGTACTGCGGCACGGTGCGCTTCGACATCATGGGCCGGAAGGTGAAGGGCGGGGTGCAGGGCAGAGGCAACCTGGTGTCCCCCACGCGGCTGCGCCCTCTCGTGGGCGTGGACATCCGCTTCGTCGCCTCCGGCTGCG CGGCTTGCCACTGTGTTGCTCTGAGTTCTGACGGCCGTTGCTTCTCATGGGGTCGAAATGAG AAGGGGCAGCTGGGGCATGGGGACACTCTCTTGCGTAACCTGCCAACTGTTGTTTCTAAACTATCAAA ATACAACATAATCGCAGCAGGTGTTGGAAGAAATCATACCGTGGTCGTAACTGATGAAGGGAAGTCCTTTGCATTTGGTGACAACAGACATGGCCAGTTGGGGACTGGTTCACTAAGGAGTG GAACTAAGGTGTTGCCAGTCCCCTGCCTTgttaccaaagcaactaatgctgttTGTGGTGCTGAATTTACTGTCTGGCTGTCATCAGTTGAGGGCTCTTCCATACT TACAGCAGGTCTTCCCCAGTACGGCCAACTTGGTCATGGAAGCGACAATGAg TATAATGCCAATGCATCATCGGTAAGGCTAACATATGATCCCCAGCCACACCCCAGGGCAATAGCTGCATTATCTGGGAAGACCGTTgtcaaagttgcctgtggaacaaaTCATACAg TTGCAGTTGATTCAAGTGGCTTTGTTTACAC CTGGGGTTTTGGTGGATATGGAAG GTTGGGTCACAATGAACAGAAAGATGAGTGGCAACCACGCCTCGTTGAAATATTTCAAAAGAACAATATGCTATCTCCCAGTGATATTATCTCAGCTGGTTCTGCAAGTTCTGCGTGCACTGCCGGTG GTCGTGGGcagctgtatgtgtggggaaagttGAAGAACTGGGGCGATGAGTGCATGTATCCAAAGCCAGTTAGAGATTTAAG CGGTTGGAACATCTGCTGCATGGCTTCTGGCGACATGCACCATATTGTTGGTGCAGAGGATTCTTGCATAAGTTGGGGTCTTTCTGAATATGGAGAGCTTGGTTATGGCCCTACACAAAA GTCATCTGTAAATCCTAAAAAGGTTGACATTCTTGAAGGAATGCATGTTACAAG TGTTGGTTGTGGAGTTGGGATGTCTCTGATTGTTGTAGACAGGGCAAATGTTGGTGGTAAGCTTGACCAG
- the LOC119363260 gene encoding protein RCC2-like isoform X5 gives MPARAAAAAAEGEEKAAEAGGRELLYCGTVRFDIMGRKVKGGVQGRGNLVSPTRLRPLVGVDIRFVASGCAACHCVALSSDGRCFSWGRNEKGQLGHGDTLLRNLPTVVSKLSKYNIIAAGVGRNHTVVVTDEGKSFAFGDNRHGQLGTGSLRSGTKVLPVPCLVTKATNAVCGAEFTVWLSSVEGSSILTAGLPQYGQLGHGSDNEYNANASSVRLTYDPQPHPRAIAALSGKTVVKVACGTNHTVAVDSSGFVYTWGFGGYGRLGHNEQKDEWQPRLVEIFQKNNMLSPSDIISAGSASSACTAGGRGQLYVWGKLKNWGDECMYPKPVRDLSGWNICCMASGDMHHIVGAEDSCISWGLSEYGELGYGPTQKSSVNPKKVDILEGMHVTSVGCGVGMSLIVVDRANVGGKLDQNQKPRTRSDSR, from the exons ATGCCGGCCAGAGCGGCCGCGGCCGCCGCGGAAGGCGAGGAGAAGGCGGCGGAGGCGGGGGGCAGGGAGCTGCTGTACTGCGGCACGGTGCGCTTCGACATCATGGGCCGGAAGGTGAAGGGCGGGGTGCAGGGCAGAGGCAACCTGGTGTCCCCCACGCGGCTGCGCCCTCTCGTGGGCGTGGACATCCGCTTCGTCGCCTCCGGCTGCG CGGCTTGCCACTGTGTTGCTCTGAGTTCTGACGGCCGTTGCTTCTCATGGGGTCGAAATGAG AAGGGGCAGCTGGGGCATGGGGACACTCTCTTGCGTAACCTGCCAACTGTTGTTTCTAAACTATCAAA ATACAACATAATCGCAGCAGGTGTTGGAAGAAATCATACCGTGGTCGTAACTGATGAAGGGAAGTCCTTTGCATTTGGTGACAACAGACATGGCCAGTTGGGGACTGGTTCACTAAGGAGTG GAACTAAGGTGTTGCCAGTCCCCTGCCTTgttaccaaagcaactaatgctgttTGTGGTGCTGAATTTACTGTCTGGCTGTCATCAGTTGAGGGCTCTTCCATACT TACAGCAGGTCTTCCCCAGTACGGCCAACTTGGTCATGGAAGCGACAATGAg TATAATGCCAATGCATCATCGGTAAGGCTAACATATGATCCCCAGCCACACCCCAGGGCAATAGCTGCATTATCTGGGAAGACCGTTgtcaaagttgcctgtggaacaaaTCATACAg TTGCAGTTGATTCAAGTGGCTTTGTTTACAC CTGGGGTTTTGGTGGATATGGAAG GTTGGGTCACAATGAACAGAAAGATGAGTGGCAACCACGCCTCGTTGAAATATTTCAAAAGAACAATATGCTATCTCCCAGTGATATTATCTCAGCTGGTTCTGCAAGTTCTGCGTGCACTGCCGGTG GTCGTGGGcagctgtatgtgtggggaaagttGAAGAACTGGGGCGATGAGTGCATGTATCCAAAGCCAGTTAGAGATTTAAG CGGTTGGAACATCTGCTGCATGGCTTCTGGCGACATGCACCATATTGTTGGTGCAGAGGATTCTTGCATAAGTTGGGGTCTTTCTGAATATGGAGAGCTTGGTTATGGCCCTACACAAAA GTCATCTGTAAATCCTAAAAAGGTTGACATTCTTGAAGGAATGCATGTTACAAG TGTTGGTTGTGGAGTTGGGATGTCTCTGATTGTTGTAGACAGGGCAAATGTTGGTGGTAAGCTTGACCAG